In a genomic window of Lactuca sativa chloroplast, complete genome:
- the ndhB gene encoding NADH dehydrogenase subunit 2 — protein sequence MIWHVQNENFILDSTRIFMKAFHLLLFDGSLIFPECILIFGLILLLMIDSTSDQKDIPWLYFISSTSLVMSITSLLFRWREEPMISFSGNFQTNNFNEIFQFLILLCSTLCIPLSVEYIECTEMAITEFLLFVLTATIGGMFLCGANDLITIFVAPECFSLCSYLLSGYTKKDVRSNEATMKYLLMGGASSSILVHGFSWLYGSSGGEIELQEIVNGLINTQMYNSPGISIALIFITVGIGFKLSPAPSHQWTPDVYEGSPTPVVAFLSVTSKVAASASATRIFDIPFYFSSNEWHLLLEILAILSMILGNLIAITQTSMKRMLAYSSIGQIGYVIIGIIVGDSNDGYASMITYMLFYISMNLGTFACIVLFGLRTGTENIRDYAGLYTKDPFLALSLALCLLSLGGLPPLAGFFGKLYLFWCGWQAGLYFLVLIGLLTSVVSIYYYLKIIKLLMTGRNQEITPHVRNYRRSPLRSNNSIELSMIVCVIASTIPGISMNPIIAIAQDTLF from the exons ATGATCTGGCATGTACAGAATGAAAACTTCATTCTCGATTCTACGAGAATTTTTATGAAAGCCTTTCATTTGCTTCTCTTCGATGGAAGTTTGATTTTCCCAGAATGTATCCTAATTTTTGGCCTAATTCTTCTTCTGATGATCGATTCAACCTCTGATCAAAAAGATATACCTTGGTTATATTTCATCTCTTCAACAAGTTTAGTAATGAGCATAACGTCCCTATTGTTCCGATGGAGAGAGGAACCTATGATTAGCTTTTCGGGAAATTTCCAAACGAACAATTTCAACGAAATCTTTCAATTTCTTATTTTACTATGTTCAACTCTATGTATTCCTCTATCCGTAGAGTACATTGAATGTACAGAAATGGCTATAACAGAGTTTCTCTTATTCGTATTAACAGCTACTATAGGAGGAATGTTTTTATGTGGTGCTAACGATTTAATAACTATCTTTGTAGCTCCAGAATGTTTCAGTTTATGCTCCTACCTATTATCTGGATATACCAAGAAAGATGTACGGTCTAATGAGGCTACTATGAAATATTTACTCATGGGTGGGGCAAGCTCTTCTATTCTGGTTCATGGTTTCTCTTGGCTATATGGTTCATCCGGGGGAGAGATCGAGCTTCAAGAAATAGTGAATGGTCTTATCAATACACAAATGTATAACTCCCCAGGAATTTCAATTGCGCTCATATTCATCACTGTAGGAATTGGGTTCAAGCTTTCCCCAGCCCCTTCTCATCAATGGACTCCTGACGTATACGAAGGA TCTCCCACTCCAGTCGTTGCTTTTCTTTCTGTTACTTCGAAAGTAGCTGCTTCAGCTTCAGCCACTCGAATTTTCGATATTCCTTTTTATTTCTCATCAAACGAATGGCATCTTCTTCTGGAAATCCTAGCTATTCTTAGCATGATATTGGGGAATCTCATTGCTATTACTCAAACAAGCATGAAACGTATGCTTGCATATTCGTCCATAGGTCAAATCGGATATGTAATTATTGGAATAATTGTTGGAGACTCAAATGATGGATATGCAAGCATGATAACTTATATGTTGTTCTATATCTCCATGAATCTAGGAACTTTTGCTTGCATTGTCTTATTTGGTCTACGTACCGGAACTGAGAACATTCGAGATTATGCAGGATTATACACGAAAGATCCTTTTTTGGCTCTCTCTTTAGCCCTATGTCTCTTATCCCTAGGAGGTCTTCCTCCACTAGCAGGTTTTTTCGGAAAACTCTATTTATTCTGGTGTGGATGGCAGGCAGGCCTATATTTCTTGGTTTTAATAGGACTCCTTACAAGCGTTGTTTCTATCTACTATTATCTAAAAATAATCAAGTTATTAATGACTGGACGAAACCAAGAAATAACCCCTCACGTGCGAAATTATAGAAGATCCCCTTTAAGATCAAACAATTCCATCGAATTGAGTATGATTGTATGTGTGATAGCATCTACTATACCAGGAATATCAATGAATCCGATTATTGCAATTGCTCAGGATACCCTTTTTTAG
- the rps7 gene encoding ribosomal protein S7, translated as MSRRGTAEEKTAKSDPIYRNRLVNMLVNRILKHGKKSLAYQIIYRAVKKIQQKTETNPLSVLRQAIHGVTPGIAVKARRVGGSTQQVPIEIGSTQGKALAIRWLLAASRKRPGRNMAFKLSSELVDAAKGSGDAIRKREETHKMAESNRAFAHFR; from the coding sequence ATGTCACGTCGAGGTACTGCAGAAGAAAAAACTGCAAAATCCGATCCAATTTATCGTAATCGATTAGTTAACATGTTGGTTAACCGTATTCTGAAACACGGAAAAAAATCATTGGCTTATCAAATTATCTATCGAGCCGTGAAAAAGATTCAACAAAAGACAGAAACAAATCCACTATCTGTTTTACGTCAAGCAATACATGGAGTAACTCCGGGTATAGCAGTAAAAGCAAGACGTGTAGGTGGATCGACTCAGCAAGTTCCCATTGAAATAGGATCCACACAAGGAAAAGCACTTGCCATTCGTTGGTTATTAGCGGCATCCCGAAAACGTCCGGGTCGAAATATGGCTTTCAAATTAAGTTCCGAATTAGTGGATGCTGCCAAAGGGAGTGGCGATGCCATACGCAAAAGGGAAGAGACTCATAAAATGGCAGAGTCAAATAGAGCTTTTGCACATTTTCGTTAA